CAACCGTGGATCTGATCAGTACAATATGGCACTGTCTGACAGGAGGGCGAAATCTACCGTACAATATGTCCTCTCACAAGGCGTGAAGAAAGACCGCATTTCTGGTAAAGGATATGGTGAAAGCGAGCCGAAGGTAGACTGTAAGGAAAACTGCACCGAAGAACAGCACGCGCAAAACCGCCGAAGCGAGTTCCTTATCGTCAAGCAGTAGTTTGTAATTAATAAAGAAGAAAAAACCCGATTTGTGAAAATCGGGTTTTTTTATTTGAGCGTGTAAGATTATATTTTCAAGAGCCAGTTTTTCATAGACACCTCGTTTTCGATGATGCCCCTTAGCTCCGAAATGTTGACCCGGTCCTGCTTCATACTGTCGCGATGGCGGATCGTCACCGTCTGGTCTTCCAGCGTCTGGTGATCTACGGTAATGCAGAACGGCGTGCCTAAGGCATCCTGCCTGCGGTAGCGTCGGCCGACGGCATCCTTCTCATCGTAAGCCATATTGAAATCCCACTTCAAATCGTCAATGATGCGGCGTGCCACTTCCGGCAAGCCGTCTTTTTTGACCAGTGGCAATACCGCTGCCTTCGTTGGTGCGAGCACGGACGGCAGTTGCAGTACGGTCCTTACCGAACCGTCTTCCAGGGTTTCTTCCTTAAGCGAATTGGAGAATACGGCCAGGAACATACGGTCAAGCCCTACCGAAGTTTCCACGACGTACGGGGTATAATTCTTGTTTTCCTCGGTATCGAAATATTGCATCTTCTTGCCCGAATAACTTTCATGTGCCTTGAGGTCGAAATCGGTGCGGGAATGGATTCCTTCAAGTTCCTTGAAACCGAATGGGAAATTAAATTCAATATCTGCTGCGGCATTGGCATAATGCGCCAGCTTTTCATGGTCATGGAAACGGTAATTCTCTTTTCCTAGGCCCAAAGACAAATGCCAGTTCAAACGGGTCGTTTTCCAATATTCGTACCATTTCATTTCTTCGCCCGGCTTCACGAAAAATTGCATTTCCATCTGCTCAAATTCGCGCATGCGGAAAATAAATTGTCTCGCGACGATTTCATTTCGGAACGCCTTTCCGGTCTGTGCAATCCCGAATGGGATTTTCATACGGCCCGATTTCTGTACGTTCAGGAAGTTCACGAAAATACCCTGTGCCGTCTCGGGACGCAGGTATAAGTCCATAGCGTTTTCTGCGGAAGCGCCTAATTTCGTTCCAAACATTAAGTTGAACTGCTTGACATCAGTCCAGTTGCGCGAGCCGGTATCAGGATCGGCGATTTCGAGTTCCTCGATGAGCGCTTTCACATCATCCAGGTCACCCGAACCTAAAGAACGGCCCATGCGCTCCAGGATTTCCTTCTTTCTGGAAAGGTATTCCATCACGCGCGGGTTGGTCGTTTCATATTGCGCACGGTCAAACGATTCCCCGAAACGGGCAGCCGCCTTCTCGATTTCCTTTTCGGCTTTCTGGTTCAGTTTTTCGGCATAATCCTCGATAAGGACATCGGCGCGGTATCTTTTCTTGGAATCCTTGTTGTCGATCAACGGGTCGTTAAACGCATCGACGTGCCCCGAAGCTTTCCAGGTTGTCGGGTGCATTAATATCGCGGCGTCAAGCCCAACGATGTTCTCGTGCATCTGCACCATCGATTTCCACCAGTATTCGCGGATGTTTTTCTTGAGTTCGACACCATTCTGCGCATAATCATAGACCGCGCTCAAACCGTCATAGACTTCGCTCGACGGAAAAATAAATCCGTATTCCTTTGCGTGCGAAACTACATTCTTAAATAAATCTTCCTGTTTTGCCATAGTGGTGCAAAAATAGCAGTTTTTCTTAATAAAAATATTTTTCCCGATGCAAAGTATGCAGGCATGACACGTACGATGGCCCTTTCATAAATCACTCCGATGCCACTATTTTTAACAAATGCTGCGTACTTTCCACACATCAGACGTGCCGCTTTAGAGTAACTTGGGCAGATAAAATCCCGCTACGATGTTCAAGAAACTCATTGATTTGTTTTTTCCAAAAATCTGCTGCGGCTGTAAAGAGGTGCTGTTGCAGCACGAAAATGTCATTTGTACCTGGTGCCGGCATGAAATCCCGCTGACCGAATTTTACAGAAACCCAGACAATGAAGCTGCGAAAAAGTTCTACGGGCGTCTGCCGGTGGAGCATGCCTCCGCATTCATGTATTTCAACAAAAAGGGCATTGTGCAGGAAATAATCCACAGCCTGAAATACCGCGGGCATGAAGAAATCGGAACCGTCATCGGGAAGTGGTATGCGGAAGACTTAAAATCGATCGCGCTGGATCAGACAATTGACTGCATCATTCCCGTACCGCTCCATAAGAAAAGACTGCGGCAGCGCGGTTTCAATCAGGTGACGGCATTCGGAAAGGCGCTGTCGGAAACGTTGCAGGTGCATTATGACCCCGGACTGTTGCTGCGTAAAATATATTCTGAAACACAGTCCCGGAAAAACCGCCAGCAACGCGCCTACGGCAGCGAAACTATTTTCGACGTCGTGTTTACAGACGAGCACCATGGCAAACATTTCCTGCTGATAGACGATGTCCTCACAACCGGCGCCACACTTGAATCCTGCGGAAAGGCCATACTGAAGATTCCTGGTGCAAAACTCAGCGTGGTGACGATGGCGATGTCTCATTCATAGGTTGTTTTTTTCTTAAAAGATTTCGCCAGCACTAAATATAATCGTTATTTTGTGGCAGAAAAATGCGGCAT
The nucleotide sequence above comes from Flavobacterium magnum. Encoded proteins:
- a CDS encoding ComF family protein, whose product is MFKKLIDLFFPKICCGCKEVLLQHENVICTWCRHEIPLTEFYRNPDNEAAKKFYGRLPVEHASAFMYFNKKGIVQEIIHSLKYRGHEEIGTVIGKWYAEDLKSIALDQTIDCIIPVPLHKKRLRQRGFNQVTAFGKALSETLQVHYDPGLLLRKIYSETQSRKNRQQRAYGSETIFDVVFTDEHHGKHFLLIDDVLTTGATLESCGKAILKIPGAKLSVVTMAMSHS
- a CDS encoding glycine--tRNA ligase, whose translation is MAKQEDLFKNVVSHAKEYGFIFPSSEVYDGLSAVYDYAQNGVELKKNIREYWWKSMVQMHENIVGLDAAILMHPTTWKASGHVDAFNDPLIDNKDSKKRYRADVLIEDYAEKLNQKAEKEIEKAAARFGESFDRAQYETTNPRVMEYLSRKKEILERMGRSLGSGDLDDVKALIEELEIADPDTGSRNWTDVKQFNLMFGTKLGASAENAMDLYLRPETAQGIFVNFLNVQKSGRMKIPFGIAQTGKAFRNEIVARQFIFRMREFEQMEMQFFVKPGEEMKWYEYWKTTRLNWHLSLGLGKENYRFHDHEKLAHYANAAADIEFNFPFGFKELEGIHSRTDFDLKAHESYSGKKMQYFDTEENKNYTPYVVETSVGLDRMFLAVFSNSLKEETLEDGSVRTVLQLPSVLAPTKAAVLPLVKKDGLPEVARRIIDDLKWDFNMAYDEKDAVGRRYRRQDALGTPFCITVDHQTLEDQTVTIRHRDSMKQDRVNISELRGIIENEVSMKNWLLKI